A section of the Sphaerobacter thermophilus DSM 20745 genome encodes:
- a CDS encoding DUF2203 domain-containing protein — MAEDALPHYFTVEEARALVPRLRGILTAIQAEKQQLDQEVVALQQLTPAMRSNGHGAEANRREERIAELVAALQEKVQQLMEQGIEVKDLNMGLVDFPSLRGGRVVYLCWRVDEPTVAFWHETDAGYAGRQPLEE, encoded by the coding sequence ATGGCCGAGGACGCACTCCCACACTACTTCACCGTCGAGGAAGCCCGGGCACTGGTTCCCCGGCTGCGCGGGATCCTGACCGCGATCCAGGCCGAGAAGCAACAACTCGATCAAGAGGTGGTCGCCCTGCAACAGCTCACCCCAGCTATGCGCAGCAACGGGCATGGAGCCGAGGCCAACCGGCGCGAGGAACGGATCGCGGAGTTGGTCGCCGCGCTCCAGGAGAAGGTGCAGCAACTCATGGAGCAGGGCATCGAGGTGAAGGACCTGAACATGGGACTGGTGGACTTCCCGAGCCTGCGCGGCGGGCGGGTGGTCTACCTCTGCTGGCGCGTGGACGAGCCGACCGTTGCCTTCTGGCACGAGACAGACGCGGGCTACGCCGGCCGGCAGCCGTTGGAGGAGTAA
- the pepF gene encoding oligoendopeptidase F codes for MAQMTRDAVPESERWDLTHLFPSAEAWEAERQAVQAALPDIEAFRGTLGQSPQQLLAALSLADQIDERLERLFAYAMLERDEDTRNTAAIQRYEQVMALVVAAGRATAWIQPELLTLTDEQLRGFLDAEPGLEPFRRLIERTIRQRPHVRSAEVEEVLAETAEMAQTASNVFTFFDNADIRFGTVIDSDGTEIELTKARYLRLLESRDRRVRRDAYETLHAPYHAHRNTLGALLTASNQRDAFFARVRRYNSALEAALKPENIPLEVYTNLIDTVHRYLPLLHRYVSLRKRVLGLDEVHMYDLYVPLVEMPKRTFDYQEATDTVVAAFAPLGERYVNAVSEGLRSRWIDVHETPGKRSGGYNLGVYGVHPYVLLNWGGTLNDVFTLAHELGHAMHSHFSAENQPHPTSSYTIFVAEVASTFNEALLRAYLLERSTDPRERAYLVNDALEGIRTTIFRQTMFAEFELLTHQVVEANEGLTPERMMNEYTRLATMYHGPDFAADDQLAVEWSRVPHFYRAFYVYQYATGLIAAMALASAVLSGDEQARDRYLAFLAAGSSKDSLDLLRDAGVDLTTAAPYDAAFATMEEYLNTLEEALSETQA; via the coding sequence ATGGCGCAGATGACGCGCGACGCGGTTCCCGAGAGCGAGCGGTGGGATCTGACACACCTGTTCCCGAGCGCCGAGGCGTGGGAAGCCGAGCGCCAGGCCGTCCAGGCGGCGCTGCCGGACATCGAGGCCTTTCGGGGCACGCTCGGCCAGAGCCCGCAGCAGTTGCTGGCGGCACTCTCTCTGGCGGACCAGATCGACGAGCGACTGGAGCGCCTGTTCGCCTACGCGATGCTGGAGCGGGACGAGGATACCCGCAACACGGCCGCGATCCAGCGCTACGAGCAGGTGATGGCGCTCGTGGTCGCCGCCGGGCGGGCGACGGCCTGGATCCAGCCCGAGTTGCTGACCCTCACCGACGAGCAACTCCGCGGCTTCCTCGACGCCGAGCCGGGCCTTGAGCCGTTCCGGCGGCTGATCGAGCGCACCATCCGCCAGCGTCCGCACGTGCGCAGCGCCGAGGTCGAAGAGGTCCTCGCCGAGACGGCGGAGATGGCGCAGACCGCCTCAAACGTCTTCACCTTCTTCGACAACGCCGACATCCGCTTCGGGACGGTCATCGACAGCGACGGCACCGAGATCGAGCTGACCAAAGCGCGCTACCTGCGCCTGCTCGAAAGCCGTGACCGCCGGGTCCGCCGCGACGCCTACGAGACGCTGCACGCACCCTACCACGCCCACCGGAACACACTCGGGGCGCTGCTGACCGCGAGCAACCAGCGCGACGCCTTCTTCGCCCGCGTGCGCCGTTACAACAGCGCGCTCGAAGCGGCACTGAAGCCGGAAAACATCCCGCTCGAGGTCTACACCAACTTGATCGACACGGTGCACCGCTACCTCCCGCTGCTCCACCGCTACGTGTCGCTGCGCAAGCGGGTCCTGGGCCTGGACGAGGTCCACATGTACGACCTCTACGTGCCCCTGGTGGAGATGCCGAAGCGGACCTTCGACTACCAGGAGGCGACCGACACCGTCGTGGCCGCCTTCGCGCCGCTCGGCGAGCGGTACGTCAATGCGGTGAGCGAGGGGCTGCGCTCCCGCTGGATCGACGTGCACGAGACACCGGGCAAGCGCTCCGGCGGGTACAACCTCGGGGTCTACGGGGTTCACCCCTACGTGCTACTCAACTGGGGCGGCACACTCAACGACGTCTTCACCCTGGCCCACGAGCTGGGCCACGCGATGCACTCGCACTTCTCGGCAGAGAACCAGCCGCACCCCACGTCGTCCTACACCATCTTCGTCGCCGAGGTGGCCTCCACCTTCAATGAGGCGCTCCTGAGGGCATACCTGCTCGAGCGCAGCACCGACCCGCGAGAGCGGGCCTACCTGGTGAACGACGCGCTGGAGGGGATTCGCACCACCATCTTCCGGCAGACGATGTTCGCCGAGTTCGAGCTGCTGACGCACCAAGTGGTCGAGGCGAATGAGGGGCTGACGCCGGAGCGGATGATGAACGAGTACACCCGCCTGGCGACGATGTACCACGGCCCCGACTTCGCGGCCGACGACCAGTTAGCAGTCGAGTGGTCGCGCGTGCCGCACTTCTACCGCGCGTTCTATGTCTACCAGTACGCCACGGGGCTGATCGCGGCCATGGCGCTCGCCTCAGCGGTGCTGTCCGGAGACGAGCAGGCGCGCGACCGGTACCTGGCCTTCCTGGCTGCCGGGTCGTCGAAGGACTCGCTCGATCTGCTGCGCGACGCCGGGGTCGACCTGACGACGGCGGCGCCCTACGACGCAGCCTTCGCGACGATGGAGGAATACCTCAACACGCTGGAGGAAGCGCTGAGCGAGACGCAGGCGTAG
- a CDS encoding ArsR/SmtB family transcription factor: MATHSRLAQLGALFAEPARAVMLAELMGGRALTATELAARADIAPSTASAHLARLVDGGLLAVEVQGRHRYYRLAGPEVARVIETLGAFPQPAEDRDASEFEEVEGLRFARTCYDHLAGRPAVAIRSAMIERGLLLEHGAEHQVTPAGEAWFADFGVDLVAARRARRSFARRCLDWTERRPHLAGALGPALLARLIERGWIVPVPGERLVELTPAGRAGLARDLGLRFPLAGDQL; this comes from the coding sequence ATGGCTACGCATTCGCGTCTCGCACAGCTCGGTGCTCTGTTTGCCGAACCCGCCCGCGCGGTGATGCTGGCGGAGTTGATGGGTGGCCGTGCACTGACGGCCACGGAGCTGGCGGCGCGGGCCGACATCGCGCCGTCGACGGCCAGCGCCCATCTGGCACGGCTCGTGGATGGGGGGCTGCTCGCGGTGGAGGTCCAAGGCCGCCACCGCTATTACCGCCTGGCAGGCCCGGAGGTCGCGCGCGTGATCGAGACGCTTGGTGCCTTTCCGCAGCCAGCCGAGGATCGCGATGCGTCGGAGTTCGAGGAGGTCGAGGGGCTGCGCTTTGCCCGCACCTGTTACGACCACCTCGCCGGCCGCCCCGCGGTGGCGATCCGGAGCGCGATGATCGAACGAGGACTGCTGCTGGAGCACGGCGCGGAGCATCAGGTCACGCCCGCCGGGGAGGCCTGGTTCGCGGACTTCGGCGTGGACCTCGTGGCAGCGCGCCGGGCGCGTCGCTCCTTCGCTCGTCGGTGCCTGGACTGGACCGAGCGCCGGCCGCACCTGGCCGGCGCTCTTGGGCCGGCACTGTTGGCCCGGTTGATTGAGCGCGGCTGGATCGTGCCCGTCCCCGGCGAGCGCCTCGTCGAGTTGACTCCGGCCGGCCGCGCCGGTCTCGCCCGCGACCTGGGCCTACGCTTTCCACTGGCCGGCGACCAGCTCTGA
- a CDS encoding NAD(P)/FAD-dependent oxidoreductase, with amino-acid sequence MEWLRPGERQAPRIVILGGGFAGVYTAFELQKRLRRTPAEIAIVNRENFFVFYPLIPEIVSGAIETEHILNPIRLLVPRATLYVGEITGIDLAEQRVDIRHGLYRHRQQPRSLYYDHLVLALGGVPNVGLVPGLGEYAFDVQRLSHAFALRNHLIDILEQGDIETDPVAKARLLTVVVVGGGANGVEVVAEVTDLLYDAAKHYRHLSTDDFRIVLVHGGDRLIPDLPENLGRFAEQQLRSRGVEVILGRRVASVEPTAVRLDDGTVIETETVVGSVGVMPNPLVRDLPLPKDERGRLIVDEYMAVEGQDNVWALGDNARVPDPTTGQPYPQTAQHAIREARVLAHNVAARLRGRSPKPIAYRTLGQMVALGHRSAVVNLRGWTFSGFPAWWLFRTYYLSQLPRWEKRLRVTLDWTLDLLFPPTLVQLKVGQPAPMADRPAREAVRAGDGEG; translated from the coding sequence ATGGAATGGCTTCGACCGGGTGAGCGCCAGGCACCCCGCATCGTGATCCTGGGCGGCGGCTTCGCCGGCGTCTACACCGCATTTGAGTTGCAGAAGCGCTTGCGCCGCACGCCGGCCGAGATCGCGATCGTCAACCGCGAGAACTTCTTCGTCTTCTACCCCCTCATCCCCGAGATCGTCTCCGGGGCGATCGAGACCGAGCACATTCTGAACCCGATCCGACTGCTGGTTCCCCGCGCAACGCTGTACGTCGGCGAGATCACCGGCATCGATCTGGCGGAGCAGCGGGTGGATATCCGCCACGGCCTTTACCGCCACCGGCAACAGCCGCGCTCGCTGTACTACGACCATCTGGTGCTGGCGCTGGGCGGCGTGCCCAACGTGGGGCTCGTCCCCGGTCTGGGTGAGTACGCCTTCGACGTGCAGCGGCTGAGCCACGCCTTCGCCCTGCGGAACCACCTGATCGACATCCTGGAGCAGGGGGACATCGAAACCGATCCGGTGGCCAAGGCCCGGCTGCTCACGGTGGTGGTCGTCGGCGGTGGCGCCAACGGGGTGGAGGTGGTGGCCGAAGTCACCGACCTGCTCTACGACGCCGCCAAGCACTACCGACACCTCAGCACGGACGACTTCCGGATCGTCCTGGTCCATGGCGGTGACCGCCTGATCCCCGATCTGCCGGAGAACCTGGGCCGGTTCGCTGAGCAGCAGTTGCGCTCCCGCGGCGTCGAGGTGATCCTCGGAAGGCGCGTCGCGTCGGTCGAGCCGACCGCGGTGCGGCTCGACGACGGCACGGTGATCGAGACGGAGACGGTGGTCGGCTCGGTCGGCGTCATGCCGAACCCCCTGGTGCGCGACCTGCCGCTACCGAAGGACGAGCGGGGTCGCCTGATCGTAGACGAGTACATGGCCGTCGAGGGCCAGGACAACGTCTGGGCACTCGGGGACAACGCGCGGGTACCGGACCCGACCACCGGGCAGCCCTACCCACAGACTGCGCAGCACGCGATCCGCGAGGCGCGAGTCCTGGCGCACAACGTGGCCGCACGGCTGCGTGGCCGGTCGCCCAAGCCGATCGCCTACCGCACGCTGGGGCAGATGGTGGCGCTGGGCCACCGCTCGGCGGTGGTAAACCTGCGGGGCTGGACCTTCTCCGGGTTCCCGGCCTGGTGGTTGTTCCGAACCTACTATCTGTCGCAGTTGCCGCGCTGGGAGAAGCGACTGCGGGTGACGCTCGACTGGACGCTCGACCTGCTGTTCCCGCCGACGCTCGTGCAACTCAAGGTCGGCCAGCCGGCCCCGATGGCCGATCGGCCCGCCCGCGAGGCAGTGCGCGCGGGCGACGGGGAGGGATAA
- a CDS encoding antibiotic biosynthesis monooxygenase family protein: MFVVLFEVWPKPERWDEYLEIARLLRPELEQIEGFIDNERFRRIGDESGLLSLSTWRDEKALIRWRTNALHYTRGQVPGRFEIFADYRLRVGEVIADTHPPAGLEPRPTRLDLTEVGVAKVVTITETLSPAPDAATTSPPPPAMGDPVEQARFESIYQPGKHLLLMSWRNTPPETPALPEGVRYRQVRVIREYGMRDRREAPQYFPPVD; the protein is encoded by the coding sequence ATGTTCGTCGTGCTCTTCGAGGTGTGGCCCAAGCCGGAGCGCTGGGACGAGTACCTGGAGATCGCCCGGCTGCTGCGGCCGGAGCTGGAGCAGATCGAGGGCTTCATCGACAACGAGCGGTTCCGGCGCATCGGGGACGAGAGCGGGCTCCTCTCCCTCTCGACCTGGCGCGACGAGAAGGCGTTGATCCGCTGGCGGACCAACGCGCTGCACTACACGCGCGGCCAGGTGCCCGGGCGATTCGAGATCTTCGCCGACTACCGCTTGCGTGTCGGGGAGGTGATTGCCGACACGCACCCGCCCGCCGGGCTCGAACCCCGGCCGACGCGCCTCGATCTCACGGAGGTCGGCGTGGCCAAGGTCGTCACGATCACCGAGACGCTGTCCCCCGCGCCCGACGCCGCAACGACTTCCCCACCGCCGCCGGCGATGGGCGACCCCGTCGAACAAGCACGGTTCGAGAGCATCTACCAGCCCGGGAAGCACCTGCTCCTCATGTCCTGGCGGAATACTCCCCCGGAGACACCGGCGCTGCCGGAGGGCGTCCGTTACCGGCAGGTGCGTGTCATCCGCGAGTACGGGATGCGCGACCGCCGCGAGGCTCCGCAGTACTTCCCTCCGGTGGACTGA
- the dapF gene encoding diaminopimelate epimerase yields the protein MVGELPFMKLSGAGNDFIVLAEEDAADLDLSWLARRLCTRALSLGADGIIVVGAERSDAARIRFYNPDGSLAEMCGNGSRCAARYAVERGLVQGPEFHLLTDSGDLPVMARPDGRFEVVMPEPEQVRFDAMTVEAGEEQWPLHALWVGVPHAVVFVPDVERHSDEHLTALGRALRYDDKHFPAGTNVNFVEVAPDRPIRQRTYERGVEALTKACGTGATATAFVVHTLLDRPWPVDLVVDGGRLTVDQRDGRLWLIGDARIIARGTLSPEALAW from the coding sequence GTGGTTGGCGAACTGCCATTCATGAAGCTCAGCGGGGCGGGAAACGACTTCATCGTGCTGGCCGAGGAGGACGCAGCCGACCTTGATCTCAGTTGGCTAGCCCGCCGGCTCTGTACCCGTGCGCTGTCGCTCGGCGCCGACGGGATTATCGTCGTCGGCGCCGAGCGGTCCGACGCGGCGCGCATCCGCTTCTACAACCCGGATGGCTCTCTCGCCGAGATGTGCGGCAACGGCAGCCGCTGCGCCGCGCGCTACGCCGTAGAGCGAGGGCTTGTGCAGGGCCCCGAATTCCACCTGCTCACCGACTCCGGGGATCTGCCGGTCATGGCCCGCCCTGACGGGCGGTTTGAGGTGGTCATGCCGGAACCGGAGCAGGTCCGCTTCGATGCCATGACGGTCGAGGCGGGTGAGGAGCAATGGCCGCTCCACGCACTGTGGGTCGGCGTGCCCCACGCGGTCGTGTTCGTGCCGGACGTTGAGCGCCACTCTGACGAACACCTCACCGCGCTCGGACGGGCGCTGCGATACGACGACAAGCATTTCCCGGCCGGGACGAACGTCAACTTCGTCGAGGTGGCGCCAGATCGGCCGATCCGGCAGCGGACCTATGAGCGCGGCGTCGAGGCGTTGACCAAGGCCTGCGGCACCGGCGCCACCGCGACCGCGTTCGTCGTCCACACGCTGCTGGATCGCCCCTGGCCGGTGGACCTGGTGGTCGATGGCGGACGCCTGACGGTCGACCAGCGCGACGGTCGTCTGTGGCTGATCGGAGACGCGCGCATCATCGCACGGGGTACGCTGAGCCCCGAAGCGCTGGCCTGGTAG
- a CDS encoding IS982 family transposase yields the protein MDVDTFLITVYVLVDTFCQTHLPPEPHRPGPAPALSRSEVLTLAIFGQWMRFSSEQDFYRYAERHLRPYFPTLPHRSQYNRLLRRHQVALAQFALYLADQLGRGPVAVDVLDVAPAPVRNAKRRGRGWLAGEANIGFSLRLGWFAGFRVLTAVSLEGAITGWGVAPASTNERSLAETLIACRAHPDPRLPSVGTPVATYLADSGFAGEDYEAHLAATYGVTLVATPQRGSRRRWPKAVRRWAARHRQIVETVIGRLLHTFGLERERPHTLAGFQARLAARVALHNLCCWLNRQRGRPLLAVANLITW from the coding sequence ATGGATGTGGACACCTTCCTGATTACAGTCTATGTCCTGGTCGACACCTTCTGCCAGACCCACCTGCCCCCGGAGCCCCACCGCCCCGGCCCCGCGCCGGCCCTGAGCCGCAGCGAGGTCTTGACCCTGGCCATCTTCGGGCAGTGGATGAGGTTCTCCAGTGAGCAGGACTTCTACCGCTACGCCGAGCGCCACCTGCGCCCCTACTTCCCGACCCTGCCCCACCGCAGCCAATACAACCGGCTGCTGCGGCGGCATCAGGTCGCCCTGGCCCAGTTCGCCCTCTACCTGGCAGACCAACTTGGCCGGGGGCCAGTGGCGGTGGATGTGCTCGATGTGGCGCCGGCTCCGGTGCGCAACGCCAAGCGCCGCGGGCGGGGCTGGCTGGCCGGCGAGGCCAACATCGGCTTCAGCTTGCGCCTGGGCTGGTTTGCCGGCTTCCGCGTGCTGACCGCCGTCAGCCTGGAGGGGGCGATCACCGGCTGGGGCGTGGCCCCGGCCAGCACCAATGAGCGGTCCCTCGCCGAGACCCTGATTGCCTGTCGGGCCCACCCCGATCCCCGCCTGCCCAGTGTCGGCACGCCGGTGGCGACCTATCTGGCGGATAGTGGCTTTGCCGGCGAGGACTACGAGGCGCACCTGGCGGCCACCTACGGGGTGACGCTGGTGGCCACCCCGCAGCGAGGCAGTCGGCGGCGCTGGCCCAAGGCGGTCCGCCGCTGGGCGGCCCGGCATCGCCAGATCGTGGAGACGGTCATCGGGCGGCTGCTGCACACCTTCGGGCTGGAGCGCGAGCGGCCGCACACGCTGGCGGGCTTCCAGGCGCGGCTGGCGGCCCGGGTGGCGCTGCACAATCTCTGCTGCTGGCTAAATCGGCAGCGGGGACGGCCGCTGCTGGCGGTGGCGAACCTGATCACCTGGTAG